Proteins encoded by one window of Haematobia irritans isolate KBUSLIRL chromosome 2, ASM5000362v1, whole genome shotgun sequence:
- the Mur29B gene encoding mucin related 29B → MKFLAAFLLVAFVAHTKVVFGDVLHCYSCEGDDCDSLESMTLEICYDDDAESTTTTSTTEETTSTTTPSTPTVTTTTSITTSSTSSSTESTTSTSEETTTPQSSTTTPGVTTTAVPEETTTPVSTETTTPVSTETTTPVPTETTTPVPEETTNPVSTETTTPVPTETTTPVPEETTTPAPEETTTPAPAETTTPAPEETTTLAPEETTTPAPAETTTPAPAETTTPATEETTTPAPAETTTPAPEETTTPAPAETTTPAPEETTTPAPAETTTPAPEETTTPAPAETTTPAPEETTTPAPAETTTPGPAETTTPAPAETTTPAPEETTTQAPAETATPAPEETTTPAGPESITNKAPETKSSSSGTTNIKSVRVPSASEVMLRNYRSYSRSRRATSSDGTGYACYTIEYKDNNSSESKKKKGCVKIPVNQSACEAIDDTIMESKVTIEDCKVCQSDKCNSSATLQFSFISLALLLLIRFLM, encoded by the exons TTGTCTTCGGTGATGTACTACATTGCTATAGCTGTGAAGGAGATGACTGCGATAGCTTGGAGTCAATGACACTTGAAATTTGTTATGATGATGATGCAGAGTCTACCACAACCACTTCGACTACAGAGGAAACAACATCCACAACAACACCTAGTACGCCAACAGTAACTACGACTACTTCCATCACCACATCGTCTACAAGTTCCTCAACGGAATCAACAACTTCAACTTCGGAAGAGACTACAACTCCACAATCAAGTACAACTACTCCTGGGGTAACTACAACTGCAGTTCCTGAAGAAACTACAACTCCAGTCTCTACAGAAACAACTACTccagtttctacagaaacaacaacTCCAGTTCCTACCGAAACAACAACACCAGTTCCTGAAGAAACTACAAATccagtttctacagaaacaacaacTCCAGTTCCTactgaaacaacaacaccagtTCCTGAGGAAACTACAACTCCTGCTCCGGAAGAAACTACAACTCCAGCTCCTGCAGAAACAACAACACCAGCTCCTGAAGAAACTACAACTCTAGCTCCTGAAGAAACAACAACTCCAGCTCCTGCAGAAACAACAACACCAGCTCCTGCAGAAACAACAACTCCAGCTACTGAAGAAACAACAACTCCAGCTCCTGCAGAAACAACAACACCAGCTCCTGAAGAAACTACAACACCAGCTCCTGCAGAAACAACAACTCCAGCTCCTGAAGAAACTACAACACCAGCTCCTGCAGAAACAACAACTCCAGCTCCTGAAGAAACAACAACTCCAGCTCCTGCAGAAACAACAACACCAGCTCCTGAAGAAACTACAACTCCAGCTCCAGCAGAAACAACAACACCAGGTCCTGCAGAAACAACAACTCCAGCTCCTGCAGAAACAACAACTCCAGCTCCTgaagaaacaacaacacaagCTCCTGCAGAAACGGCAACGCCAGCTCCTGAAGAAACGACAACTCCCGCTGGTCCTGAATCAATCACAAATAAAGCTCCAGAAACAAAAAGTTCAAGCTCTGGAACCACAAACATTAAAAGTGTACGAGTCCCATCAGCCTCTGAAGTTATGTTGAGAAATTATAGATCTTACTCTCGTAGTCGTCGGGCAACATCTTCCGATGGCACCGGCTATGCTTGTTATACCATCGAATACAAAG atAATAATTCGTCCGAAAGTAAAAAGAAAAAAGGCTGCGTTAAAATTCCTGTTAATCAATCCGCTTGTGAAGCGATCGACGACACCATTATGGAGAGCAAGGTGACAATTGAAGATTGTAAAGTGTGCCAGAGTGATAAGTGTAATTCAAGTGCAACGCTTCAATTCTCATTCATATCATTGGCTCTTTtacttttgataagatttttgatgtaa